A DNA window from Boseongicola sp. contains the following coding sequences:
- a CDS encoding HsdR family type I site-specific deoxyribonuclease encodes MSGSNIQGFRFNEEYLSQIPALQELIALGYEYLPPEQALAMRGGKNSNVLLEGVLREKLKKFNRIHYKGKDYHFSEANIQEAIQKIKNVKYDGLQKTNEVIYDLITLGTALEQTVEGNSKSFNLNYIDWKTPSNNVFHVVPEFAVERNRSVETARPDIVLFVNGIPLAVIECKSPKVEVEQAVSQNIRNQGDEYIPKLFTYVQLVMGVNKNAAQYATAGTPAKFWGVWNELEDKEDKITKIINTPLSDDQKDALFSGEFAPARGFFDALENEGERMLTEQDKALYSLCRPERLLELTYRFTLFDAGIKKIARYQQFFVIRSTVERIKRRDREGIRTGGVVWHTQGSGKSLTMVMLTRALALDTEVVNPRIILVTDRDDLDKQLGNTFAACGLSKERATSGRNLVKHLKEKVGIITTLIHKFDKGWASEKYIDESPDIFVLVDESHRTNFGSLAARMRQMLPNSCYLGFTGTPLLKKEKNNFSKFGGLIEPHYSIKQAVKDKAVLPLLYEGRHVEMEQNQAAIDLWFDRHTSDLNKGQQADLKKKYARAEMLNKSDQVIYMRAFDVSEHYRANWQGTGFKAQLVAPSKAAALKYHEHLKDIGFVTSEVIISPPDTREGHEEVDEGPTDEVGKFWDKMMKRFGSEEEYTKQVINQFKYGEEPEILIVVDKLLTGFDAPKNTVLYLCRTLREHTLLQAIARVNRLHEGKDFGYIVDYASVLGELDKALTMYDAFEGFDEEDLLGTLTSVNEEVQMLPQRYSDLWDVFREVKNKHDEESFEVLLADDELREDFYERLAEYSKTLGIALSTDKFIMETDEAKLRNYKADLKRFQHLKKSVKLRYAEAIDYRDYEPKIKKLLDTHIQANEVIQLNAPVDIFDDQNFDAVKKGQGIHSGKSTAAKADTIAHATKKVINEKMDEDPAFYEKFSKLIQQAIDDFKARRISDLDYLNKVSDIRDSVVSKKHDDVPESISGNDEACAYYGVIKPYFMKYEAEAQEIESVSAETSLAIQRIIEDHWKVDFWADDDAQKSAKNDIDDFLYDEVKDKFDMALSLEQMDEIIEKTMQIAKSRRHA; translated from the coding sequence ATGTCAGGGAGTAATATACAAGGCTTTCGCTTTAACGAAGAATATCTGTCGCAAATTCCTGCGCTGCAGGAGCTGATCGCACTTGGCTATGAATATCTACCACCGGAACAAGCATTGGCGATGCGCGGTGGTAAAAACAGCAATGTGCTGTTGGAAGGCGTACTGCGTGAAAAACTGAAGAAATTCAACCGTATTCACTACAAGGGTAAAGACTATCATTTCTCGGAAGCCAATATCCAGGAAGCCATCCAGAAGATCAAAAACGTCAAATATGACGGGCTGCAAAAAACCAATGAGGTTATCTATGACCTGATTACCCTTGGTACTGCACTGGAACAGACGGTTGAGGGCAACAGCAAAAGTTTTAACCTGAATTATATCGACTGGAAAACACCGTCAAACAATGTGTTCCATGTTGTGCCGGAATTCGCGGTGGAGCGTAACCGCAGCGTCGAAACAGCCAGACCGGACATTGTTCTATTCGTCAACGGCATCCCCTTGGCCGTGATTGAATGTAAATCTCCCAAGGTGGAGGTTGAGCAAGCTGTTTCACAAAATATCCGCAATCAGGGCGATGAATACATCCCAAAATTATTCACCTATGTGCAATTGGTGATGGGTGTGAATAAGAATGCGGCTCAATACGCGACCGCAGGCACACCTGCCAAATTCTGGGGCGTATGGAATGAACTGGAAGACAAAGAGGACAAGATTACCAAAATCATCAATACGCCTTTAAGTGATGATCAAAAAGATGCGCTGTTCTCTGGAGAATTTGCGCCTGCACGTGGGTTTTTTGATGCGTTAGAAAATGAAGGCGAGCGCATGCTCACCGAGCAGGACAAAGCGCTTTACAGCCTTTGTCGCCCGGAAAGACTTCTGGAGCTGACCTATCGCTTTACGCTATTTGATGCGGGAATTAAGAAAATTGCGCGTTACCAACAGTTCTTTGTGATCCGTTCCACGGTTGAGCGTATTAAGCGCCGCGACCGCGAAGGCATTAGAACAGGTGGTGTTGTCTGGCATACGCAAGGATCAGGTAAATCCCTAACCATGGTGATGCTGACACGTGCACTTGCTTTGGATACAGAGGTTGTAAATCCGCGCATCATTCTTGTAACGGACCGAGATGATCTCGATAAACAGCTGGGCAATACATTTGCTGCCTGCGGCCTTTCCAAAGAACGCGCCACGTCTGGCCGTAACCTTGTGAAACACCTGAAAGAAAAAGTCGGCATTATCACCACGCTTATTCACAAATTTGATAAGGGCTGGGCATCCGAAAAATACATCGATGAATCCCCGGATATTTTTGTGCTGGTGGATGAAAGTCACCGGACAAACTTTGGCTCTCTTGCCGCCAGAATGCGCCAGATGCTGCCCAATTCCTGCTATTTGGGCTTTACGGGCACACCACTTCTGAAAAAAGAGAAGAATAACTTCTCAAAATTTGGCGGTCTGATTGAGCCGCATTATTCCATCAAGCAGGCGGTGAAAGATAAGGCTGTACTGCCATTGCTTTATGAAGGCCGTCACGTAGAGATGGAGCAAAATCAAGCCGCCATCGACCTTTGGTTTGATCGTCACACATCAGATTTAAACAAAGGCCAGCAGGCTGACCTGAAAAAGAAATATGCCCGCGCTGAAATGCTGAATAAATCCGATCAGGTTATCTACATGCGGGCCTTTGATGTCAGCGAGCATTATCGCGCCAACTGGCAAGGCACAGGTTTTAAAGCCCAGCTTGTGGCCCCAAGCAAAGCGGCAGCGCTTAAATATCATGAGCACCTGAAGGATATTGGGTTTGTTACATCAGAAGTAATTATTTCACCACCAGATACTCGTGAAGGTCATGAGGAAGTAGATGAAGGTCCAACTGATGAGGTTGGCAAGTTCTGGGACAAGATGATGAAGCGCTTTGGTTCCGAAGAGGAATATACCAAGCAGGTCATCAACCAGTTCAAATATGGTGAAGAGCCGGAAATTCTGATTGTTGTTGATAAATTGTTGACCGGCTTTGATGCCCCCAAAAACACGGTTCTCTATCTATGCAGAACCTTGCGCGAGCATACCTTATTACAGGCTATTGCCCGCGTGAACCGCTTACACGAGGGCAAAGACTTCGGGTATATCGTTGACTATGCCAGTGTTCTGGGTGAGCTGGATAAGGCTCTCACGATGTATGATGCGTTTGAAGGCTTTGACGAAGAAGACCTTTTAGGCACGCTGACTTCGGTTAACGAAGAAGTGCAAATGCTTCCGCAACGCTATTCTGATTTATGGGACGTCTTCCGAGAAGTCAAAAACAAGCATGATGAAGAATCTTTTGAGGTTCTTCTGGCGGATGATGAGTTGCGTGAGGATTTCTACGAAAGACTGGCTGAGTATAGCAAAACCCTCGGGATTGCGCTTTCAACTGATAAATTTATCATGGAAACGGATGAAGCCAAGCTACGAAACTATAAGGCTGATCTGAAACGATTCCAGCACTTAAAAAAATCAGTGAAGCTGCGCTATGCAGAGGCCATCGACTACCGTGATTACGAGCCTAAGATTAAAAAACTGCTCGATACGCATATTCAGGCCAATGAGGTTATTCAGCTAAATGCGCCTGTCGATATTTTTGACGATCAAAATTTTGATGCTGTAAAAAAAGGTCAAGGTATTCATTCTGGCAAATCAACAGCTGCCAAAGCAGATACTATCGCGCATGCAACGAAAAAGGTCATCAACGAAAAAATGGATGAAGACCCCGCGTTTTATGAGAAGTTTTCAAAACTGATTCAGCAAGCCATTGATGACTTTAAAGCACGTCGCATCTCTGATCTCGATTACCTTAACAAGGTGAGTGATATTCGTGACTCAGTTGTTTCGAAAAAGCATGATGACGTACCAGAAAGCATCAGCGGTAATGATGAAGCATGCGCCTACTATGGTGTAATCAAGCCATATTTCATGAAATATGAGGCAGAAGCACAGGAGATTGAGTCTGTATCCGCAGAAACATCTCTGGCTATTCAGCGCATCATTGAAGATCATTGGAAAGTTGATTTCTGGGCCGATGATGATGCTCAAAAATCTGCCAAGAACGACATAGACGACTTTCTTTATGACGAGGTTAAAGACAAGTTTGATATGGCGTTAAGCTTGGAGCAGATGGATGAAATCATTGAAAAAACGATGCAGATAGCCAAAAGCAGGAGGCATGCATAA